From one Pyxidicoccus xibeiensis genomic stretch:
- a CDS encoding protein kinase family protein — protein MVKLSEAERSGVLRAVERCREDERFGRMVLLSYVTLENIDEVMALVPEPLRGRFREWIDVIADHEVAPLGWEAPLEPALRAGLKQWLRGTGEPLRQPLRIPGGWMVEHHELMQLDPVGLAENAPAWGYYLIEDLLQLREVRRDFLLDAGWYPDGDPAGRFRAVLLQGQDWAHPLRTHETRNLADLVARVEEWLLRPQP, from the coding sequence ATGGTGAAGCTCTCGGAGGCCGAGCGGAGCGGCGTGCTCCGGGCGGTCGAGCGGTGTCGCGAGGACGAGCGCTTCGGGAGGATGGTGCTCCTCAGCTACGTGACGCTGGAGAACATCGACGAGGTGATGGCCCTGGTGCCCGAGCCGTTGCGGGGCCGGTTCCGTGAGTGGATCGACGTCATCGCGGACCATGAGGTCGCCCCGCTGGGGTGGGAGGCGCCCCTGGAGCCAGCCCTTCGTGCCGGGCTGAAGCAGTGGCTCCGGGGAACGGGCGAGCCGCTGCGTCAGCCCCTGCGGATTCCCGGAGGCTGGATGGTCGAGCACCATGAACTCATGCAGTTGGATCCGGTGGGGTTGGCCGAGAACGCCCCTGCCTGGGGCTACTATCTGATCGAGGATCTCCTGCAGCTACGTGAAGTGCGGCGCGACTTCCTCCTCGACGCCGGGTGGTATCCGGATGGGGATCCTGCAGGACGGTTCCGCGCAGTGCTGCTCCAGGGACAGGACTGGGCGCATCCACTTCGGACCCATGAGACGCGCAATCTCGCGGACCTGGTGGCGAGGGTGGAGGAGTGGCTGCTCCGGCCCCAGCCTTGA
- a CDS encoding Mrp/NBP35 family ATP-binding protein, protein MSVSEADVLAAMSKVIDPELHVDLVKAGMVKDVRVSGDTAKLKIELTTPACPMKGKIQADAEAALKAVPGLKSFDIEWGAQVRAAGGGMPGGGLLPKVKNIVLVGAGKGGVGKSTVAVNLATALAQHGSKVGLLDADFYGPSVPLMTGLGDKKPVSPDGKSLDPLVAHGIKVMSIGFLVEADQALIWRGPMLHGALMQLVRDVNWGELDYLILDLPPGTGDVALTLSQSVRAAGAVLVTTPQDVALADVVRAKQMFDKVHIPVLGIVENMSQFICPNCSHVTPIFNHGGGRKAAEMFGIPFLGEIPLDLKVRVSGDSGVPVVVGAKDSLEAKAFLEMARNVAGRVSTQSMKSMPLPVVQAR, encoded by the coding sequence ATGAGCGTTTCCGAGGCCGACGTCCTCGCTGCGATGTCGAAGGTGATCGACCCCGAGCTCCACGTGGACCTCGTGAAGGCGGGGATGGTGAAGGACGTCCGCGTCAGCGGCGACACCGCGAAGCTGAAGATCGAGCTGACCACGCCGGCCTGTCCCATGAAGGGGAAGATCCAGGCCGACGCCGAGGCCGCGCTCAAGGCCGTCCCCGGCCTGAAGTCCTTCGACATCGAGTGGGGCGCCCAGGTGCGCGCCGCCGGTGGTGGCATGCCCGGTGGCGGCCTGCTCCCCAAGGTGAAGAACATCGTCCTCGTCGGCGCCGGCAAGGGCGGCGTGGGCAAGAGCACCGTGGCCGTCAACCTCGCCACCGCCCTGGCCCAGCACGGCTCCAAGGTGGGCCTGCTCGACGCGGACTTCTATGGCCCCTCCGTCCCGCTCATGACGGGCCTGGGAGACAAGAAGCCCGTCAGCCCGGATGGCAAGTCGCTGGATCCGCTCGTCGCCCACGGCATCAAGGTGATGTCCATCGGCTTCCTCGTGGAGGCGGACCAGGCCCTCATCTGGCGCGGCCCCATGCTCCACGGCGCGCTGATGCAGCTGGTGCGCGACGTGAACTGGGGCGAGCTGGACTACCTCATCCTGGACCTGCCGCCCGGCACCGGTGACGTGGCCCTGACGCTGTCCCAGTCCGTGCGCGCCGCGGGCGCCGTGCTGGTGACGACGCCGCAGGACGTGGCCCTGGCCGACGTGGTCCGCGCCAAGCAGATGTTCGACAAGGTCCACATCCCCGTGCTGGGCATCGTGGAGAACATGAGCCAGTTCATCTGCCCGAACTGCTCGCACGTCACCCCCATCTTCAACCACGGCGGCGGTCGCAAGGCGGCGGAGATGTTCGGGATCCCATTCCTCGGGGAGATTCCCCTGGATCTCAAGGTGCGCGTGTCCGGAGACTCGGGCGTGCCGGTGGTGGTGGGCGCGAAGGACAGCCTGGAGGCCAAGGCCTTCCTGGAGATGGCGCGCAACGTGGCGGGACGCGTGTCCACGCAGAGCATGAAGAGCATGCCGTTGCCGGTGGTGCAGGCCCGATAA
- a CDS encoding acyl-CoA dehydrogenase, with product MNFELTDVQREIQRMTREFAAKELIPNARKWDETHAWPTDAVKKLAELSLLGVAVPEQYGGAGLDNVCYAIAMEEISRGCASTGVIMSVNNSLYCDPVMKFGTEAQKEQFLTPFARGDKLGCFGLTEPEAGSDAAAQKTVAVRRGDEYVINGSKNWITNGPKADAIVLFTMTDKEKGNKGITAFLVPTNTPGFIRAEPDKKMGISAAWSCSMFFEDMRVPAKYMLGKEGDGFKVAMSTLDGGRIGIASQALGIARAAYEEAVRYSGERKSFGKPIREHQAIQFMIADMATEIDAARLLVMRAALMKDKGVRHSQESAMAKLYASEMASRVANKALQVHGGMGYSKEMDAERHVRDARITEIYEGTSEIQRIVISANVLKE from the coding sequence ATGAACTTCGAGCTGACCGACGTCCAGCGCGAGATCCAGCGGATGACCCGCGAGTTCGCCGCCAAGGAGCTGATCCCCAACGCCCGCAAGTGGGATGAAACCCACGCGTGGCCGACGGACGCGGTGAAGAAGCTCGCGGAGCTCTCCCTGCTGGGTGTCGCCGTTCCCGAGCAGTACGGCGGCGCCGGCCTGGACAACGTCTGTTACGCCATCGCCATGGAGGAGATCAGCCGCGGCTGTGCCTCCACCGGCGTCATCATGAGCGTGAACAACTCGCTCTACTGCGACCCGGTGATGAAGTTCGGCACCGAGGCCCAGAAGGAGCAGTTCCTCACGCCCTTCGCCCGTGGCGACAAGCTGGGCTGCTTCGGCCTCACCGAGCCCGAGGCCGGCAGCGACGCCGCCGCCCAGAAGACCGTCGCGGTGCGCCGTGGTGACGAGTACGTCATCAACGGCTCCAAGAACTGGATCACCAACGGGCCGAAGGCGGACGCCATCGTCCTCTTCACGATGACGGACAAGGAGAAGGGCAACAAGGGCATCACCGCCTTCCTCGTCCCCACCAACACCCCCGGCTTCATCCGCGCCGAGCCCGACAAGAAGATGGGCATCAGCGCCGCCTGGTCCTGCTCCATGTTCTTCGAGGACATGCGCGTGCCGGCCAAGTACATGCTCGGCAAGGAGGGCGACGGCTTCAAGGTCGCCATGAGCACGCTGGACGGCGGCCGCATCGGCATCGCGTCCCAGGCGCTCGGCATCGCCCGCGCGGCGTACGAGGAGGCGGTGCGCTACTCCGGCGAGCGCAAGTCCTTCGGCAAGCCCATACGCGAGCACCAGGCCATCCAGTTCATGATCGCCGACATGGCCACGGAGATCGACGCGGCCCGGCTGCTGGTGATGCGCGCCGCGCTGATGAAGGACAAGGGCGTGCGCCACAGCCAGGAGAGCGCCATGGCCAAGCTGTACGCCAGCGAGATGGCCAGCCGCGTGGCGAACAAGGCCCTGCAGGTGCACGGCGGCATGGGCTACAGCAAGGAGATGGACGCGGAGCGCCACGTGCGTGACGCGCGCATCACCGAGATCTACGAGGGGACGAGCGAGATCCAGCGCATCGTCATCTCGGCCAACGTCCTCAAGGAGTAG
- a CDS encoding AgmX/PglI C-terminal domain-containing protein: protein MKRALLSVVVLASAVALAQGAPAKKPSGGKPAQAQTPAPAKSDGPDVERLPFTPDSIRQVVTHNQGRIQECYEDHMAEKDKKVEGRLLTTFTIDSNGLVKSAKVVKKSSTLKDPNLHDCVVAVLSSMTFPKPPDGADHPIEYPFNLKAIE from the coding sequence ATGAAGCGGGCACTTCTCTCCGTGGTCGTTCTTGCCTCCGCCGTCGCGCTCGCGCAGGGCGCGCCGGCGAAGAAGCCCTCGGGCGGGAAGCCCGCCCAGGCCCAGACTCCGGCCCCCGCGAAGAGCGACGGGCCGGATGTCGAGCGCCTGCCCTTCACGCCGGACTCCATCCGCCAGGTCGTCACGCACAACCAGGGTCGCATCCAGGAGTGCTACGAGGACCACATGGCGGAGAAGGACAAGAAGGTGGAGGGCCGGCTGCTGACGACCTTCACCATCGACTCCAACGGGCTGGTGAAGAGCGCGAAGGTCGTGAAGAAGTCCAGCACGCTGAAGGACCCGAACCTGCACGACTGCGTGGTGGCGGTGCTGTCGTCCATGACGTTCCCCAAGCCTCCGGACGGCGCGGACCACCCCATCGAGTACCCGTTCAACCTCAAGGCCATCGAGTAG
- a CDS encoding enoyl-CoA hydratase-related protein: protein MAYENIRLEKDGAVATLYVDRPKALNALNTKTLQEMEAALHTIGTDVRVLIVTGGGEKAFVAGADIAEMAALPEAQAQEFGALGHRVFAMLEALPVPTIAAVNGFALGGGCELALACDFIYASEKAKLGLPEVGLGVIPGFGGTQRLTRAVGRARAKELVFTGERIDAAKAKEIGLVLEVLPADALMAHCRAVAEKLMKNSPLAIAKAKRVIEAGADLELKVANELERKTFGELFGSEDQREGMKAFLEKRTASFTGK, encoded by the coding sequence ATGGCCTACGAGAACATCCGGCTGGAGAAGGACGGCGCGGTAGCGACTCTCTACGTCGACCGCCCCAAGGCGCTCAACGCGCTCAACACCAAGACGCTGCAGGAGATGGAGGCCGCGCTCCACACCATCGGCACGGACGTGCGCGTCCTCATCGTCACCGGTGGCGGGGAGAAGGCCTTCGTCGCCGGCGCGGACATCGCCGAGATGGCGGCGCTGCCCGAGGCCCAGGCGCAGGAGTTCGGCGCGCTCGGCCACCGCGTCTTCGCCATGCTGGAGGCGCTGCCCGTCCCCACCATCGCGGCCGTCAACGGCTTCGCGCTGGGCGGCGGGTGCGAGCTGGCCCTGGCCTGCGACTTCATCTACGCGTCCGAGAAGGCCAAATTGGGCCTGCCCGAGGTGGGCCTGGGCGTCATCCCAGGCTTCGGCGGCACCCAGCGCCTCACGCGCGCGGTGGGCCGGGCCCGCGCCAAGGAGCTCGTCTTCACCGGTGAGCGCATCGACGCGGCCAAGGCGAAGGAGATCGGCCTCGTCCTCGAGGTCCTCCCCGCGGACGCGCTGATGGCCCACTGCCGCGCCGTGGCCGAGAAGCTGATGAAGAACAGCCCGCTCGCCATCGCCAAGGCGAAGCGCGTCATCGAGGCCGGCGCGGACCTGGAGCTGAAGGTCGCCAACGAGCTGGAGCGCAAGACGTTCGGCGAGCTGTTCGGCTCCGAGGACCAGCGCGAGGGCATGAAGGCCTTCCTGGAGAAGCGCACCGCCTCCTTCACCGGCAAGTGA
- a CDS encoding 3-hydroxyacyl-CoA dehydrogenase family protein, with protein sequence MATEHIVVVGAGQMGAGIAQVALQAGLRVTLADVSKEGLAKGADRIRGGLKKLVEKGKLDEAKRAAAEANLATLTDVKEAKDVDFAVEAVTENEDLKRRIFQDLDSVVRPGGILATNTSSIPITRIAASTKRPESVIGMHFMNPVPVMQLVELIRGAATSDETYATTRALAEKMGKTTVVSKDYPGFIVNRILIPMLNEACFALMEGLGTVEDIDTAMKLGTNQPMGPLQLADFIGLDTVLYIAEVLHKGLGDSKYRPSPLLRQYVDAGWYGKKSGRGFYKY encoded by the coding sequence ATGGCAACGGAGCATATCGTCGTCGTCGGGGCAGGGCAGATGGGCGCGGGCATCGCGCAGGTGGCGCTCCAGGCGGGCCTGCGCGTCACGCTGGCGGACGTGTCCAAGGAGGGGCTCGCCAAGGGCGCCGACCGCATCCGCGGCGGCCTGAAGAAGCTGGTGGAGAAGGGCAAGCTCGACGAGGCGAAGCGCGCCGCCGCCGAGGCCAACCTCGCCACGCTCACCGACGTGAAGGAAGCGAAGGACGTCGACTTCGCCGTCGAGGCCGTGACGGAGAACGAGGATCTCAAGCGCCGCATCTTCCAGGACCTGGACAGCGTGGTGCGCCCCGGCGGCATCCTCGCCACCAACACCTCGTCCATCCCGATTACCCGCATCGCCGCGTCCACGAAGCGCCCCGAGTCCGTCATCGGCATGCACTTCATGAACCCGGTGCCGGTGATGCAACTGGTGGAGCTCATCCGCGGCGCGGCCACGTCCGACGAGACGTACGCCACCACGCGCGCCCTGGCCGAGAAGATGGGCAAGACGACGGTGGTCTCCAAGGACTACCCGGGCTTCATCGTCAACCGCATCCTCATCCCCATGCTCAACGAGGCCTGCTTCGCGCTGATGGAGGGCCTGGGCACGGTGGAGGACATCGACACCGCGATGAAGCTGGGCACCAACCAGCCCATGGGCCCGCTGCAGCTCGCGGACTTCATCGGCCTGGACACCGTGCTCTACATCGCCGAGGTGCTGCACAAGGGCCTGGGTGACTCGAAGTACCGCCCCAGCCCGCTGCTGCGCCAGTACGTGGACGCCGGCTGGTACGGCAAGAAGAGCGGCCGCGGCTTCTACAAGTACTAG